The Acidianus infernus genome window below encodes:
- a CDS encoding L-threonylcarbamoyladenylate synthase, which translates to MTLILKVDPLNPEIDKIREAAKYIKLGGIVAFPTETVYGLGGDAYNPEAAIKVFKAKNRPMDNPLIVHIADLNQLFDVAKDIPDIVLDMAQKVWPGPLTFVLKKTDKVPKETTGGLDTVAVRMPAHPIALQLIRESGVPIAAPSANLATKPSPTKAEHVISDLNGRVDVIIDGGDTFFGVESTIINMTVNPPVLLRPGPFTLEELHQFLPEIVIPEQLIKGGEFTVALAPGMKYRHYAPSKKLLLVENYSIFKEVVKLLRSKYKVAVLCTTEDFKDFDEPRIILGSRENLYEIAKNLFDSFRKLDRLDVDMGVMEGVPEKGIGFAIMNRARKASGFSIIKTLDDVKKYVEI; encoded by the coding sequence ATGACTCTAATACTTAAAGTAGATCCACTAAATCCAGAGATAGATAAAATAAGGGAAGCTGCAAAATATATAAAGTTAGGCGGAATAGTAGCTTTTCCAACTGAAACAGTTTACGGTTTAGGCGGCGACGCATATAATCCTGAGGCTGCGATAAAAGTTTTTAAGGCTAAAAATAGGCCTATGGATAATCCGTTAATTGTTCACATAGCAGATCTTAACCAATTATTTGATGTGGCAAAAGACATTCCAGATATTGTCTTAGATATGGCACAAAAAGTTTGGCCCGGTCCTTTAACGTTTGTATTAAAGAAGACCGACAAGGTTCCTAAAGAAACAACTGGAGGACTTGATACTGTTGCGGTAAGAATGCCCGCCCATCCGATAGCGTTACAACTAATAAGGGAGAGCGGCGTACCAATAGCTGCCCCAAGTGCTAATCTAGCCACTAAACCAAGTCCTACTAAAGCTGAGCATGTAATATCAGATTTAAATGGAAGGGTTGACGTTATAATTGATGGTGGGGACACTTTCTTCGGCGTAGAATCTACTATCATAAATATGACCGTCAATCCACCAGTACTTTTAAGGCCAGGCCCATTTACGCTAGAAGAGTTGCATCAATTTTTACCAGAAATAGTCATTCCGGAACAACTAATAAAAGGTGGAGAATTTACAGTAGCGTTAGCCCCAGGAATGAAATATAGGCATTACGCGCCTAGTAAAAAGCTTCTTCTAGTAGAGAATTACTCAATATTTAAGGAAGTTGTAAAATTGCTTAGAAGCAAGTATAAGGTTGCTGTACTTTGTACTACTGAGGACTTTAAGGATTTTGACGAACCAAGAATAATTCTAGGTAGTAGGGAAAACCTGTACGAGATTGCAAAGAATCTATTTGACTCGTTTAGAAAGCTAGATAGATTAGACGTTGATATGGGTGTTATGGAAGGAGTACCAGAGAAAGGAATAGGTTTTGCAATAATGAATAGAGCTAGAAAGGCCTCTGGTTTCTCAATAATCAAGACTTTAGATGATGTGAAAAAATATGTTGAAATTTAA
- a CDS encoding biotin--[acetyl-CoA-carboxylase] ligase, with the protein MLKFKLSKVTSTQDFAEAISSMLYEDFLVTAEEQTKARGRYKRAWYSPKGGLWFTYVKKNFNVEEIPVATLKVSLAVRDVLSSFFDAKIRWPNDVVVNDKKVSGILIEAIYAGDVTDLFIGVGINTNVKEFPPDIKATSILMETGKEVNNDELLNEVISKIDYYLSLKEDFEEIVSKINNYLSIKNKKVVITRRDETKVECTALFVDKFGRLVTDCGIFEVEDILRVESK; encoded by the coding sequence ATGTTGAAATTTAAGTTAAGTAAAGTAACATCAACACAAGATTTTGCAGAAGCTATTTCTTCAATGCTTTATGAAGATTTTTTAGTAACTGCTGAGGAGCAAACTAAAGCTAGAGGTAGGTATAAAAGAGCTTGGTACTCTCCTAAAGGTGGATTATGGTTTACTTATGTAAAGAAGAATTTTAATGTGGAAGAAATTCCAGTAGCTACACTTAAAGTGTCTTTAGCAGTGAGGGATGTTTTATCTTCATTTTTTGATGCAAAAATACGTTGGCCTAATGATGTAGTTGTTAATGACAAGAAAGTTTCTGGAATTTTAATTGAGGCAATATATGCTGGTGATGTCACGGATCTATTTATAGGTGTGGGTATAAATACTAACGTTAAGGAATTTCCTCCTGACATTAAAGCCACTTCAATTTTAATGGAGACTGGAAAGGAAGTTAATAATGACGAACTGCTTAACGAAGTAATATCAAAGATAGACTATTATCTCTCTCTTAAGGAAGATTTTGAAGAAATTGTAAGTAAAATTAATAATTATCTATCTATAAAGAATAAAAAAGTAGTTATAACTAGAAGAGACGAAACAAAAGTCGAATGCACTGCCCTATTTGTAGATAAGTTTGGAAGGCTAGTTACTGACTGTGGAATCTTCGAAGTTGAGGACATTTTACGAGTTGAGTCTAAGTAA
- a CDS encoding dihydrolipoyl dehydrogenase family protein: MNITIIGSGPAGIYSAIASAKLGNKVRLIEKNDKLGGTCVLYGCIPSKAMLHPLFLKYFAEETGRELNFSFSEIQKIAKNVVNRLSKGVEYMLESYGIEVIHGKAQLKGGNIQVGGQTIPSDKLIVATGTEKPQIEGTIASDDLPYLDKEFSKVLVIGGGAGGVEYAWLLKMSGKEVSIVEKSDSLLPYLDEDLKKAVTAYFKKIGIKLYLSSEITLGDKPRIGNEELPQSDIILYTFGRKPALEGFEELPHEKWVKVDKRMYTGVNNIYAAGDITGTFTAHEAIHEGFVAGLNASGIEKYYNPEAVPKVIYTEPQIAYVGNTKGKCVKINMTEIPRAIAEGLTEGFLKVCTEGKKITGAVAFSHDAENIITLISMFINYGIDIDKAIDFIEPHPSYLEAVFEALLRLNS, translated from the coding sequence ATGAATATTACGATAATAGGTTCTGGTCCTGCGGGTATTTATTCTGCAATTGCTTCGGCCAAACTAGGGAACAAAGTCAGGCTTATAGAAAAGAATGATAAACTAGGAGGTACTTGTGTACTTTATGGTTGTATTCCATCTAAAGCAATGTTACACCCTCTTTTCTTGAAATATTTTGCAGAAGAGACCGGAAGAGAGCTTAATTTCTCATTTAGTGAAATACAGAAAATTGCAAAAAACGTAGTAAATAGACTTTCTAAAGGAGTAGAGTATATGCTAGAATCTTACGGAATAGAAGTAATTCACGGAAAAGCCCAATTAAAAGGAGGTAACATACAAGTAGGAGGACAAACAATTCCCTCAGATAAATTAATAGTAGCTACAGGCACAGAAAAACCTCAAATAGAAGGAACTATTGCTTCTGATGATTTACCTTACCTAGATAAAGAGTTTTCTAAAGTTCTAGTCATAGGTGGGGGAGCAGGTGGAGTAGAATACGCTTGGTTACTTAAGATGTCGGGAAAAGAAGTGAGTATAGTAGAAAAATCCGATAGCTTGTTGCCTTATCTTGACGAGGATTTAAAGAAAGCTGTTACAGCTTATTTTAAGAAAATAGGGATCAAACTTTATCTATCTTCTGAGATTACTTTAGGCGATAAACCACGCATTGGAAACGAAGAATTACCGCAATCTGACATTATACTTTATACATTTGGAAGAAAGCCCGCATTAGAAGGATTTGAAGAATTACCGCACGAAAAGTGGGTTAAAGTTGATAAAAGAATGTATACTGGAGTAAATAATATTTATGCAGCAGGTGATATAACTGGAACTTTTACTGCTCATGAAGCAATTCACGAAGGATTTGTAGCAGGATTAAATGCTTCTGGTATAGAAAAATATTATAACCCAGAAGCTGTGCCAAAGGTCATTTACACTGAACCACAAATAGCATACGTAGGAAATACAAAAGGTAAATGCGTAAAAATTAATATGACAGAAATACCTAGGGCGATAGCTGAAGGATTAACTGAAGGATTTCTGAAAGTGTGCACAGAAGGTAAAAAAATAACTGGTGCAGTAGCTTTCTCTCATGACGCTGAAAATATTATTACATTAATTTCAATGTTCATAAATTACGGTATAGATATAGATAAAGCAATTGACTTTATAGAACCGCATCCATCATATTTAGAGGCTGTATTTGAGGCTTTACTTAGACTCAACTCGTAA
- a CDS encoding universal stress protein, with the protein MFKHVLVAYDGSSHAKRALEIAIDLAKKYEAKLDIVEVVDSTVFAGAGIAPVPADVIESVYNRAKADIEEAKKKSKEGGVEAEGVILEGDPASAILEYANKNNVDLIVTGSRGLSTLKRVFLGSVSTRLVQEAKIPVMVVK; encoded by the coding sequence ATGTTTAAACATGTGTTAGTAGCCTACGATGGTTCGTCACATGCAAAAAGAGCATTAGAAATTGCAATTGATTTAGCAAAGAAATATGAGGCAAAATTAGACATCGTTGAGGTGGTGGACTCTACTGTATTTGCAGGAGCAGGAATAGCTCCAGTACCTGCAGACGTTATAGAATCAGTTTATAATAGAGCAAAGGCAGATATCGAAGAGGCTAAAAAGAAGTCTAAGGAAGGAGGAGTCGAAGCAGAAGGAGTTATACTAGAAGGTGATCCGGCAAGTGCAATCCTAGAATACGCAAATAAAAACAACGTAGATTTAATAGTTACAGGAAGTAGAGGGCTTTCAACTCTAAAGAGAGTATTTTTAGGTAGCGTATCGACTAGGCTTGTTCAGGAAGCTAAGATACCAGTAATGGTAGTAAAGTAA
- a CDS encoding MFS transporter — translation MSSQRDFLYMAITLALITITSRATNNMVTTTLTPLGKYVFGLTNLMAGLLESLIYISTFISTSYLNPRMNARVRRNAFIASNLAIVIILVLYYFSNAELIWLITPLAGISFGLILPNLITSASLVKDKKTAERLLGLYSTSLSISLIIGPSLETYILHLTGSYKMVFLAFTPLALIGAGIAWTIKFPNVKREKYGLSVLKNKGFITSVLSITTYNVPFAAFTAFLTIYAIEKFHVSSAIGYSSYIPFFVLSFLTRSFMTIRPFNSLKYPLLISIIITAFGLGFMVFAPSFMSFLIMMALLGIPHGSIFPMSTVMIARATTQEERNAVNSYFLAYNNILFTSIPAIIGFLSGFIGLGYSMLLLEIPVIVSAVIFFVKYWSDPIINRR, via the coding sequence ATGAGCTCACAAAGGGATTTCTTATATATGGCTATAACTTTAGCTTTAATTACAATCACCTCAAGAGCTACAAATAACATGGTAACTACTACATTAACACCGCTAGGAAAATACGTATTTGGATTAACTAATTTAATGGCAGGATTACTCGAATCGTTAATATATATAAGCACATTCATATCAACGTCTTACCTAAATCCTAGAATGAATGCCAGAGTAAGGAGAAATGCATTCATAGCGTCAAACTTGGCTATTGTTATAATTCTAGTTTTATATTATTTCTCTAATGCGGAATTAATATGGCTAATAACTCCTTTAGCAGGAATCTCATTTGGATTAATATTACCTAATTTAATAACATCTGCATCACTAGTTAAAGATAAAAAGACTGCAGAGAGACTTCTAGGATTATATTCAACAAGCTTAAGCATAAGCTTGATTATAGGACCTTCATTAGAAACTTACATTCTTCATTTAACTGGGAGCTATAAAATGGTATTTCTAGCTTTTACGCCTTTAGCGTTAATAGGCGCAGGAATAGCTTGGACTATAAAATTCCCTAATGTTAAGAGAGAAAAATATGGACTATCAGTACTAAAGAATAAAGGCTTCATAACCTCTGTACTTTCTATTACAACTTATAATGTTCCCTTTGCAGCATTTACAGCATTTTTAACAATTTATGCAATAGAAAAATTTCACGTAAGTTCTGCAATAGGCTACTCTTCATACATTCCATTCTTTGTTTTATCATTCTTAACCAGAAGCTTTATGACTATTAGACCTTTTAATTCACTTAAATATCCTCTACTGATTTCTATAATAATTACTGCATTTGGGCTAGGATTCATGGTATTTGCACCTAGCTTCATGTCATTCTTAATAATGATGGCTTTACTTGGTATTCCTCACGGCTCAATATTTCCAATGTCAACAGTAATGATAGCTAGAGCTACAACGCAAGAAGAAAGAAATGCTGTTAACTCGTACTTCTTGGCATATAATAACATTTTATTTACTAGCATACCTGCAATAATAGGATTCTTATCTGGGTTCATAGGATTAGGATATTCAATGCTCTTATTGGAAATTCCAGTAATAGTTTCTGCTGTGATCTTTTTCGTTAAGTATTGGTCAGACCCTATTATCAATAGAAGATAA
- a CDS encoding tRNA(Met) cytidine acetyltransferase TmcA — MKFNNLLQNFYDAKNGYYRHLAIILGKNYLDNTIELIKTYLQVNSNPRIAYAFHPWVNGSKDRLATLKDIIKTNEIVDIDYSSSEKYLGESFDLTILDAVDDFRPNYISRLVDLTRGGGLVIIYSDDISDINKLYKFSLTRNGIVKNLFENRFIKIAINSRGIILVKDNEIKFKPFSSSEVSKPHKKSYDKTIPKSLYDLCLTDDQVKLIREFDFVLEKGKRILIVTAPRGRGKSAGVGLALSFYVKRTLSKPTNVIITSPSYYSSQAIIQFLEEGLRALKIRYKKKISKEGKIMKISAGEVNIKWTSPDLAKDESGDLIIVDEAAALGIENLEYIRNSWDKIVFISTIHGYEGSGKAFMKYINSLDNSQIIKLDYPIRYAKGDPVEKFIYNVMLLDAEPEVYNNTQFMEITQEELFSNEELLRQIYGILVSAHYRNSPDDLMFLGDMAFQRIFTIGYNAVAEIVEEGNLDETTAEHILNGEENEGNLIPHRIIKYMRIRNFGKLKGWRIMRIAVTPELQNQGLGTKLLSNVEKIALKNNIDWIGSSFVADYKVLNFWIKNGFKPIYLASRKNEGLGGYSIIVMKALTASAEKFLVELGKLLKDKILRTSHQVYFNVNPRILAKILTNIEFKKEIEIDNTYVSKIYAYLNGKIPYNSASEAIHAIAEKYFYDLSFKLDEEEVSAIIARTFQGKSWSHTAKMLGVNNQEAENLLRRGIEKIVKKYYGQKEKDYIEL, encoded by the coding sequence ATGAAGTTCAATAATCTATTACAAAATTTTTACGATGCAAAGAACGGATATTATAGGCATTTAGCTATAATTTTAGGTAAAAATTATCTAGATAATACTATAGAGTTAATCAAAACTTACCTGCAAGTTAATAGTAATCCGAGAATAGCTTACGCCTTTCACCCTTGGGTTAATGGAAGCAAAGACAGATTAGCTACTCTTAAGGATATAATAAAGACTAATGAGATTGTTGACATAGATTATTCTTCTTCAGAAAAGTACCTAGGTGAAAGCTTTGATTTAACAATTTTAGACGCAGTTGACGATTTTAGACCAAATTATATCTCAAGGCTAGTAGATTTAACTAGAGGTGGAGGTTTAGTAATAATTTACTCTGACGATATTTCAGATATTAATAAGTTATATAAATTTTCGCTGACTAGAAACGGAATTGTAAAGAACTTATTTGAAAATAGATTCATAAAAATTGCTATAAACTCTAGGGGAATAATTCTTGTCAAAGATAATGAGATTAAGTTCAAACCCTTCTCCTCATCAGAGGTCTCAAAGCCTCATAAGAAAAGTTATGATAAAACAATCCCTAAAAGTTTGTACGACCTATGTTTAACTGACGATCAAGTTAAATTAATAAGGGAATTCGATTTTGTCCTGGAAAAAGGTAAAAGAATTCTTATAGTTACAGCTCCTAGAGGTAGGGGAAAGAGTGCAGGAGTAGGACTTGCACTATCCTTTTATGTAAAAAGGACATTATCTAAGCCTACTAACGTCATAATTACATCTCCATCTTATTATTCATCACAAGCAATAATACAATTTCTTGAAGAAGGATTAAGAGCTTTAAAAATTAGGTACAAGAAAAAAATATCCAAAGAAGGAAAAATTATGAAAATATCGGCAGGAGAGGTTAATATAAAATGGACTTCTCCAGATCTGGCAAAAGACGAAAGTGGAGACTTGATAATAGTTGATGAAGCAGCCGCTTTAGGAATAGAAAACTTAGAATACATAAGAAATTCATGGGATAAAATAGTTTTTATTAGCACTATTCACGGTTACGAGGGATCTGGAAAAGCGTTCATGAAGTACATAAATTCCCTAGATAATTCTCAAATAATAAAGCTAGATTATCCTATTAGATATGCTAAAGGTGATCCAGTAGAGAAATTCATATATAATGTAATGCTTTTAGATGCAGAACCAGAAGTTTATAATAATACTCAATTTATGGAAATTACTCAGGAAGAACTATTCTCTAATGAAGAATTATTAAGGCAGATTTATGGAATACTAGTTTCGGCACATTATAGAAATTCTCCAGACGATTTAATGTTTCTTGGAGATATGGCTTTTCAGAGAATTTTCACTATAGGTTATAACGCTGTAGCAGAAATAGTTGAAGAAGGGAATTTAGATGAAACTACAGCAGAACATATACTTAACGGTGAGGAAAATGAAGGAAATTTAATACCTCACAGAATTATAAAGTACATGAGGATAAGAAATTTTGGGAAATTAAAAGGATGGAGAATAATGAGAATAGCTGTAACTCCGGAATTGCAAAATCAAGGCCTTGGAACTAAACTTTTATCTAATGTGGAAAAAATTGCGCTAAAAAATAATATTGATTGGATAGGCTCTTCATTCGTTGCTGATTATAAAGTTCTAAATTTTTGGATAAAAAATGGATTTAAACCTATTTATCTTGCATCCAGAAAAAATGAAGGATTAGGAGGATATTCTATAATAGTAATGAAAGCTTTAACTGCGAGTGCAGAAAAGTTTCTAGTCGAGTTAGGAAAATTATTGAAAGATAAGATTCTTAGAACATCTCATCAAGTTTACTTTAACGTTAATCCAAGAATTTTAGCAAAAATACTGACTAATATAGAGTTTAAAAAAGAAATCGAAATTGATAACACTTATGTAAGTAAAATTTATGCTTACTTAAATGGAAAAATACCTTATAATTCTGCCTCAGAAGCTATACATGCTATTGCTGAAAAATATTTTTACGACTTGAGTTTTAAATTGGACGAGGAAGAAGTATCAGCCATAATAGCAAGAACTTTTCAAGGGAAAAGCTGGTCTCATACCGCAAAGATGCTAGGAGTAAATAATCAAGAAGCTGAAAATCTACTAAGGAGAGGAATTGAGAAGATAGTTAAAAAATATTATGGGCAAAAAGAGAAGGATTACATAGAGCTTTAA
- a CDS encoding D-glycerate dehydrogenase, with protein sequence MYNVLVTKKLPGNWIEYLKRECNVTLWEDIYPPPKEWILNNIEDKDGILITLTEKIDKEIIDRAKKLKVISTYSVGYDHIDIKYAKSRGIIVTYTPEVLTDATADLIFGLILSVARRICEGDSLIRKGEWKTPWYPTFMLGTEVHGKTLGIVGMGRIGKALVKRAKGFDMRIIYNSRRKHEEVDAEYVDLDYLLENSDYVVITVDLNDSTYHLINEDRLKKMKRSAFLINASRGQVVDEKALIKALQEGWIKGAGLDVFEIEPLPKDSPLLKLNNVVLTPHLGSATIETREKMAEIAVKNLLLALKGEKPIYEVQ encoded by the coding sequence GTGTACAATGTATTAGTTACTAAAAAATTACCTGGAAATTGGATAGAGTATTTAAAAAGAGAATGCAATGTGACGCTATGGGAAGACATTTATCCACCTCCAAAAGAGTGGATTTTAAATAACATAGAGGACAAAGATGGAATACTTATCACATTGACAGAGAAAATTGATAAAGAGATAATAGATCGTGCTAAAAAACTTAAAGTTATAAGCACGTATAGCGTAGGCTATGATCACATTGACATAAAATATGCAAAATCTAGAGGAATCATAGTAACTTATACTCCAGAAGTGCTTACAGATGCTACTGCAGACTTAATTTTTGGATTAATACTTTCAGTAGCAAGAAGAATTTGTGAAGGTGACTCATTAATTAGGAAAGGAGAATGGAAAACTCCTTGGTACCCAACATTTATGCTTGGAACAGAGGTTCACGGTAAAACTTTAGGTATAGTAGGTATGGGAAGAATAGGCAAAGCACTAGTTAAAAGGGCAAAAGGTTTTGATATGAGGATTATTTATAACAGTAGAAGAAAACATGAAGAAGTCGATGCAGAATATGTAGACTTAGACTACTTATTGGAGAATTCTGATTATGTGGTTATTACCGTGGACCTAAACGATAGCACTTACCATCTAATAAACGAAGATAGACTAAAGAAAATGAAAAGGAGTGCATTCTTAATAAATGCCTCTAGAGGTCAAGTAGTAGACGAAAAAGCGTTAATTAAGGCGTTACAAGAAGGATGGATAAAAGGAGCTGGTCTAGATGTATTTGAAATTGAACCACTGCCAAAAGATAGCCCTTTACTTAAATTAAATAATGTAGTTTTAACACCGCATTTAGGTAGTGCTACTATTGAAACTAGAGAAAAAATGGCAGAAATTGCTGTAAAAAACTTATTATTAGCGCTAAAAGGTGAGAAACCAATATATGAAGTTCAATAA
- a CDS encoding UPF0147 family protein: MATLYDNEAKIKQAVIILQKIVNDTSVPRNIRRAATDAIRNLQDPNLSAGIRAANAIGILEDISQDPNMPTHTRISIWNVVSILETVKD; encoded by the coding sequence ATGGCAACTCTTTATGACAATGAAGCTAAAATTAAACAAGCCGTAATCATTTTACAAAAAATAGTTAATGACACTAGCGTTCCAAGAAACATTAGAAGAGCAGCAACAGATGCCATAAGAAATTTGCAAGACCCTAATTTGAGTGCAGGAATTAGGGCTGCCAATGCAATTGGAATCCTTGAAGATATAAGTCAAGATCCGAATATGCCTACTCATACTAGAATATCTATCTGGAACGTAGTCTCAATTTTGGAAACTGTAAAGGACTAA
- a CDS encoding Sjogren's syndrome/scleroderma autoantigen 1 family protein, producing the protein MTDDSIKKAAELLRQGATMLSEACPVCGSPLFRLKTGDVICPVHGKVYIVKSDEEEKKVKKDIMLSSVEDFLVEGLYSTAKKIKEDPYDSETLVQIIRYLDAIERIRKLVPQHNS; encoded by the coding sequence ATGACTGACGACTCCATTAAGAAAGCAGCAGAATTATTGAGACAAGGAGCTACAATGCTAAGTGAAGCATGTCCAGTTTGTGGGTCTCCTTTATTTAGGTTAAAGACCGGAGATGTAATATGCCCAGTTCACGGCAAAGTTTATATCGTGAAGAGCGATGAGGAAGAAAAAAAGGTCAAGAAAGATATAATGTTAAGTTCTGTTGAGGACTTTCTTGTTGAAGGATTATATTCTACTGCAAAAAAGATAAAGGAAGACCCTTACGATAGTGAGACGTTGGTTCAAATAATTAGATATTTAGATGCAATAGAAAGGATTAGGAAATTAGTTCCTCAACATAATTCTTAG
- the tmk gene encoding dTMP kinase, with translation MLIAIEGIDGSGKTTLAKELKKWLENEKKKKVLLTAEPFTEEISKLIQEEGWKDPVTLTLLFSADRGVHVNWIMKQNQYNIIITDRYYYSTIAYQSAMGIDKNWIVEVNKFFPKPELTLLLDIPAEIAITRIKKDDKFNFKEKLSLLQKVRENYLEIAKNENSIKIINSTKTFEEVLSEAKNYVEELIS, from the coding sequence ATGTTAATTGCAATAGAAGGCATAGACGGTTCCGGAAAAACTACTTTGGCAAAAGAGCTTAAGAAATGGCTAGAGAACGAGAAGAAAAAGAAAGTATTACTTACTGCTGAGCCCTTTACTGAAGAGATCTCAAAGTTAATTCAAGAAGAAGGATGGAAAGATCCAGTAACGCTTACTCTCTTATTTTCTGCAGATAGAGGCGTTCATGTAAATTGGATTATGAAACAAAATCAATATAATATTATCATAACCGACAGATATTATTATTCTACCATTGCTTATCAATCAGCAATGGGAATAGATAAAAACTGGATAGTCGAAGTAAACAAGTTCTTTCCAAAGCCTGAACTTACACTTTTGTTAGATATACCAGCTGAAATAGCTATAACAAGAATTAAAAAAGATGATAAATTTAACTTTAAGGAGAAACTTTCTCTCCTCCAAAAGGTCAGGGAAAATTACTTGGAAATTGCCAAAAATGAGAATTCAATAAAAATTATCAATTCTACTAAAACTTTTGAAGAAGTATTAAGCGAAGCTAAGAATTATGTTGAGGAACTAATTTCCTAA
- a CDS encoding Clp1/GlmU family protein has protein sequence MLVKKGIDYISKGPCKLTVIKGRILIKGIEINEKEYRQIDEESFSIVPEEESEIDTDCKILAEIPHLGWEELASQISGGKVLLLGNTDSGKSYFSDIIHNMNKDSVIIDADVGQSRYLPTFISSTDGILEFFGDISPSRNYRLHIELIGKILDKEKHSLTIIDTDGWIRGYKAFLHKLYMIYELDPDFIISFDEKIVDYFPSNIRKKAIMAKKIPSFLERSRAKRISYRISKYKKYFEKASIVTLEYEQVLGKKLAEGLFVGFDEPLQLFYEEPCSGYFIEELLGGLVGIVNEGKISGAGIIKEINQDGVKILTPINKVQGVILGNISLNEEFKERRIRFSKC, from the coding sequence ATGTTAGTTAAAAAGGGAATAGATTATATAAGCAAGGGACCTTGTAAGCTAACTGTAATAAAAGGAAGAATATTGATAAAAGGAATTGAAATTAACGAGAAAGAATACAGACAAATTGACGAAGAAAGCTTCAGTATAGTTCCAGAAGAAGAGTCAGAAATAGACACAGATTGCAAAATATTAGCCGAAATCCCTCATCTGGGCTGGGAAGAGTTAGCATCTCAGATATCTGGAGGAAAAGTCCTACTTTTAGGAAATACTGACTCTGGAAAAAGTTACTTTTCTGACATAATTCATAACATGAATAAAGATTCGGTGATTATAGATGCAGACGTCGGACAGTCTAGATATTTACCAACTTTTATATCGTCAACAGATGGGATTCTGGAGTTTTTTGGAGACATTTCTCCTTCTAGAAATTACAGACTTCACATAGAACTTATAGGAAAAATTCTAGATAAGGAAAAACATTCTCTGACTATAATTGATACAGACGGATGGATAAGAGGCTATAAAGCTTTTTTGCACAAGCTCTACATGATCTATGAATTAGACCCAGATTTCATAATTTCGTTTGATGAGAAGATCGTTGATTATTTTCCATCTAATATCAGAAAAAAGGCAATCATGGCGAAGAAAATTCCATCATTTTTAGAAAGAAGTAGAGCAAAGAGAATATCATATAGAATTTCAAAATATAAAAAATATTTCGAGAAAGCCTCTATAGTAACCCTTGAATATGAACAAGTATTAGGTAAGAAATTAGCAGAAGGTCTGTTCGTCGGATTTGACGAGCCTTTACAACTATTCTATGAGGAGCCTTGTAGCGGATATTTTATTGAGGAACTTCTAGGGGGGTTAGTTGGAATAGTAAATGAGGGAAAAATCTCTGGTGCAGGAATAATAAAAGAGATAAATCAAGATGGGGTTAAAATTCTTACACCAATAAATAAAGTTCAAGGGGTAATTTTAGGTAATATAAGTTTAAATGAGGAATTTAAGGAGAGAAGAATAAGGTTTAGCAAATGTTAA
- a CDS encoding AAA family ATPase translates to MEYKHCKLSEFIFKNGNLVSLYGVAGSGKTAVALQVLEDITPSIYISTQGKSYEARVESMTLTNKNTFFVEANSADELVENIVRGIQLQPELLVVDSINTFYRLSRKAVDLIHPLIFLKEFSKYKKVIITWQVSMNNRVSGEKFMRYFSDDVIRVTKNYLIGNLRECKFKITDRGVIGCLRNY, encoded by the coding sequence GTGGAATATAAGCATTGTAAGTTAAGTGAATTTATTTTCAAGAACGGTAACTTAGTCTCGCTATATGGAGTAGCTGGTAGTGGAAAGACTGCAGTAGCTCTTCAAGTGCTTGAAGATATAACACCGTCAATATATATTTCTACTCAAGGAAAATCGTATGAGGCAAGAGTAGAGAGTATGACACTTACTAATAAAAATACTTTCTTTGTTGAGGCAAATAGTGCAGACGAACTAGTAGAAAATATTGTTCGAGGTATTCAACTTCAACCTGAGCTTCTTGTAGTAGATTCTATTAATACTTTCTACAGATTAAGTAGAAAGGCGGTAGATTTAATTCATCCGTTAATTTTTCTTAAGGAGTTTTCTAAATATAAAAAAGTCATAATAACGTGGCAGGTATCCATGAATAATAGAGTTAGTGGTGAGAAATTTATGAGGTATTTTTCTGATGACGTAATAAGGGTTACCAAGAATTATTTAATAGGTAATTTAAGAGAGTGCAAGTTTAAAATAACGGATAGAGGCGTTATAGGTTGCTTGAGGAATTATTAA